Proteins encoded by one window of Mustela erminea isolate mMusErm1 chromosome 5, mMusErm1.Pri, whole genome shotgun sequence:
- the PLEKHO2 gene encoding pleckstrin homology domain-containing family O member 2 isoform X2: MEEEGVKEGGEKPRGARRADKAGWIKKSSGGLLGLWKDRYLLLCQAQLLVYENEDEQKCVETVELGSYEKCQDLRALLKRKHRFILQRSPGNKVKVDKSCALEHVTRDRVRGGQRRRPPTRVHLKEVANAASDGLLRLDLEVPDSGPPVFAPSNDVSAAQPREILKPPMPPTKPSPAPETTSLGDSMETPAGEGAPSPVSASSESHPGSQEDSETPEQDSGSEQPPNRVLPDKLKVSWENANPKDPPDFESTEIQVPRSETPEAVPKEGGKPPTPPPKILSEKLRASVSRMEASGPAQSPEASETSAPDPAEISVNGMDDSPKPINPPQASGISKTTPEDATTPTALPRWDLPPHFHPRCSSLGDLLGEGPRRPRQPGERLYRAQLEVKVASEQTEKLLNKVLDSEPTPVSAETLLSQAVEQLRQATQVLQEIRDLDELSQEAPGLKEKRKELVTIYRRSAP, encoded by the exons atggaggaggag GGTGTGAAGGAAGGGGGCGAGAAGCCTCGGGGAGCACGGAGGGCAGACAAGGCTGGCTGGATCAAGAAGAGCAGTGGTGGCCTCCTGGGGCTTTGGAAAGACCGGTATCTTCTCCTCTGCCAGGCCCAGCTGCTGGTCTACGAGAACGAG GATGAGCAGAAGTGTGTGGAGACAGTGGAGCTGGGCAGCTACGAGAAGTGCCAGGACCTTCGTGCCCTCCTCAAGCGGAAACACCGCTTTATCCTACAGCGATCCCCGGGGAACAAG GTGAAAGTGGACAAGAGCTGTGCCCTGGAGCACGTGACACGGGACCGGGTGCGTGGGGGCCAGCGGCGCCGGCCACCTACAAGAGTCCACTTGAAGGAG GTAGCCAACGCAGCTTCTGATGGGCTTTTGCGCCTGGACCTCGAAGTTCCAGATAGTGGGCCACCGGTGTTTGCCCCCAGCAATGATGTCAGTGCAGCCCAGCCCCGGGAGATACTCAAGCCCCCTATGCCTCCTACCAAGCCTTCCCCAGCACCTGAAACGACCAGCCTTGGTGACAGCATGGAGACCCCTGCTGGGGAGGGAGCCCCATCCCCTGTCTCAGCAAGCTCTGAGTCCCACCCTGGGAGCCAAGAGGACTCAGAGACTCCAGAGCAGGACAGTGGCTCTGAGCAGCCCCCCAACAGGGTTCTGCCGGACAAACTGAAAGTGAGCTGGGAGAACGCCAACCCCAAGGATCCCCCTGACTTTGAGAGTACAGAAATCCAGGTTCCCCGCTCTGAGACTCCTGAAGCTGTGCCCAAGGAGGGTGGGAAGCCCCCTACACCTCCACCCAAGATCTTATCAGAGAAACTGAGAGCCTCCGTGAGTAGGATGGAGGCTTCTGGGCCAGCCCAGAGTCCTGAGGCCTCTGAGAcctctgccccagacccagcagaGATTTCAGTGAATGGCATGGATGACAGTCCCAAGCCCATCAATCCACCCCAGGCCTCAGGCATCTCAAAAACGACACCAGAGGATGCAACAACACCCACAGCACTGCCCCGCTGGGACCTGCCACCTCATTTCCATCCCCGCTGTTCTTCCTTGGGGGACCTCCTTGGGGAAGGCCCGCGGCGCCCACGGCAACCTGGAGAACGGCTGTATCGGGCCCAGCTGGAGGTGAAGGTGGCCTCAGAACAGACAGAGAAGCTGCTGAACAAGGTGCTGGACAGTGAGCCGACCCCCGTAAGTGCTGAGACATTGCTCAGCCAGGCTGTGGAGCAGCTGAGGCAGGCCACCCAAGTCCTGCAGGAAATCAGAGATCTGGACGAGCTGAGCCAGGAAGCACCTGGGCTAAAGGAGAAGCGGAAGGAGCTGGTGACCATCTACAGGAGAAGTGCACCCTAG
- the PLEKHO2 gene encoding pleckstrin homology domain-containing family O member 2 isoform X1: protein MEEEGVKEGGEKPRGARRADKAGWIKKSSGGLLGLWKDRYLLLCQAQLLVYENEDEQKCVETVELGSYEKCQDLRALLKRKHRFILQRSPGNKVSDIKFQATSGEEKESWIKALNEGINRGKNKVFDEVKVDKSCALEHVTRDRVRGGQRRRPPTRVHLKEVANAASDGLLRLDLEVPDSGPPVFAPSNDVSAAQPREILKPPMPPTKPSPAPETTSLGDSMETPAGEGAPSPVSASSESHPGSQEDSETPEQDSGSEQPPNRVLPDKLKVSWENANPKDPPDFESTEIQVPRSETPEAVPKEGGKPPTPPPKILSEKLRASVSRMEASGPAQSPEASETSAPDPAEISVNGMDDSPKPINPPQASGISKTTPEDATTPTALPRWDLPPHFHPRCSSLGDLLGEGPRRPRQPGERLYRAQLEVKVASEQTEKLLNKVLDSEPTPVSAETLLSQAVEQLRQATQVLQEIRDLDELSQEAPGLKEKRKELVTIYRRSAP, encoded by the exons atggaggaggag GGTGTGAAGGAAGGGGGCGAGAAGCCTCGGGGAGCACGGAGGGCAGACAAGGCTGGCTGGATCAAGAAGAGCAGTGGTGGCCTCCTGGGGCTTTGGAAAGACCGGTATCTTCTCCTCTGCCAGGCCCAGCTGCTGGTCTACGAGAACGAG GATGAGCAGAAGTGTGTGGAGACAGTGGAGCTGGGCAGCTACGAGAAGTGCCAGGACCTTCGTGCCCTCCTCAAGCGGAAACACCGCTTTATCCTACAGCGATCCCCGGGGAACAAG GTCAGCGACATCAAATTTCAAGCAaccagtggggaggagaaggaatccTGGATCAAAGCCCTCAATGAAGGGATCAACCGAGGCAAGAACAAGGTTTTTGATGAG GTGAAAGTGGACAAGAGCTGTGCCCTGGAGCACGTGACACGGGACCGGGTGCGTGGGGGCCAGCGGCGCCGGCCACCTACAAGAGTCCACTTGAAGGAG GTAGCCAACGCAGCTTCTGATGGGCTTTTGCGCCTGGACCTCGAAGTTCCAGATAGTGGGCCACCGGTGTTTGCCCCCAGCAATGATGTCAGTGCAGCCCAGCCCCGGGAGATACTCAAGCCCCCTATGCCTCCTACCAAGCCTTCCCCAGCACCTGAAACGACCAGCCTTGGTGACAGCATGGAGACCCCTGCTGGGGAGGGAGCCCCATCCCCTGTCTCAGCAAGCTCTGAGTCCCACCCTGGGAGCCAAGAGGACTCAGAGACTCCAGAGCAGGACAGTGGCTCTGAGCAGCCCCCCAACAGGGTTCTGCCGGACAAACTGAAAGTGAGCTGGGAGAACGCCAACCCCAAGGATCCCCCTGACTTTGAGAGTACAGAAATCCAGGTTCCCCGCTCTGAGACTCCTGAAGCTGTGCCCAAGGAGGGTGGGAAGCCCCCTACACCTCCACCCAAGATCTTATCAGAGAAACTGAGAGCCTCCGTGAGTAGGATGGAGGCTTCTGGGCCAGCCCAGAGTCCTGAGGCCTCTGAGAcctctgccccagacccagcagaGATTTCAGTGAATGGCATGGATGACAGTCCCAAGCCCATCAATCCACCCCAGGCCTCAGGCATCTCAAAAACGACACCAGAGGATGCAACAACACCCACAGCACTGCCCCGCTGGGACCTGCCACCTCATTTCCATCCCCGCTGTTCTTCCTTGGGGGACCTCCTTGGGGAAGGCCCGCGGCGCCCACGGCAACCTGGAGAACGGCTGTATCGGGCCCAGCTGGAGGTGAAGGTGGCCTCAGAACAGACAGAGAAGCTGCTGAACAAGGTGCTGGACAGTGAGCCGACCCCCGTAAGTGCTGAGACATTGCTCAGCCAGGCTGTGGAGCAGCTGAGGCAGGCCACCCAAGTCCTGCAGGAAATCAGAGATCTGGACGAGCTGAGCCAGGAAGCACCTGGGCTAAAGGAGAAGCGGAAGGAGCTGGTGACCATCTACAGGAGAAGTGCACCCTAG